In Bacteroidota bacterium, a genomic segment contains:
- a CDS encoding geranylgeranyl reductase family protein, whose protein sequence is MLEYDTIIVGAGPGGATAAAFMARAGLRPLLLDKDTFPRDKICGDAISGKSVDVMKRLGMIEAMVEAEDQDETVGSWGVTFSGPYGDEVAIPFTKMLDQPVAPGFVMDRVRFDHLVFQQAVEAGAEIWQNATVKGLIMEEADGPGPGRVLGVEVQHEGETKHVRAPLTVGADGPYSVVLRALGLDQLDERHYCAGLRSYWRGVTGFHPRNHVEIHFVDEAIPGYFWIFPMADGMANVGVGMLSSVIKKKDIKLRPLLELLVDHPRFRHRFTDAELVGKVRGWGLPLGSKPRTMHGDGWLLVGDAASLIDPFTGEGIGNAMVSGEKAAEWAGYAKSFGDYSAAHLRGYEEAVLDYLGDELKLSHAMQRLGNWKWLLNTVVAKASRSPELADAISAMFDDESQRKKLISPLFYLRVLAA, encoded by the coding sequence ATGCTCGAATACGACACCATTATCGTCGGAGCCGGCCCGGGCGGTGCGACCGCTGCCGCCTTCATGGCCCGCGCCGGCCTCCGTCCCCTCCTCCTCGACAAAGACACCTTCCCCCGCGACAAGATCTGCGGCGACGCCATCTCCGGCAAGAGCGTGGACGTGATGAAGCGACTCGGGATGATTGAGGCGATGGTCGAGGCCGAGGACCAGGACGAGACCGTCGGCAGTTGGGGCGTGACCTTCAGCGGCCCCTACGGCGACGAGGTGGCGATCCCGTTCACCAAGATGCTCGACCAGCCCGTCGCTCCGGGCTTCGTCATGGACCGGGTGCGCTTCGACCACCTGGTCTTCCAGCAGGCCGTCGAGGCCGGTGCCGAGATCTGGCAGAACGCGACCGTCAAGGGCCTCATCATGGAGGAGGCCGACGGGCCGGGGCCGGGCCGCGTGCTCGGCGTCGAGGTGCAGCACGAGGGCGAGACGAAGCACGTCCGCGCCCCGCTCACCGTCGGGGCCGACGGGCCGTACTCGGTCGTGCTCCGCGCGCTCGGGCTGGACCAGCTCGACGAGCGCCACTACTGCGCCGGGCTGCGGTCCTACTGGCGCGGCGTGACCGGCTTCCACCCGCGCAACCACGTCGAGATCCACTTCGTGGACGAGGCCATCCCCGGCTACTTCTGGATCTTCCCGATGGCCGACGGGATGGCGAACGTCGGCGTCGGGATGCTCTCGAGCGTCATCAAGAAGAAAGACATCAAGCTCCGGCCGCTGCTCGAACTGCTCGTGGACCACCCCCGCTTCCGGCACCGCTTCACGGACGCCGAGCTGGTCGGCAAGGTGCGAGGCTGGGGCCTCCCGCTGGGCTCGAAGCCGCGCACGATGCACGGCGACGGCTGGCTCCTGGTCGGCGACGCGGCCAGCCTCATCGACCCGTTCACGGGCGAGGGGATCGGCAACGCGATGGTCTCCGGCGAGAAGGCCGCCGAGTGGGCCGGCTACGCGAAGTCGTTCGGCGACTACTCGGCGGCGCACCTCCGGGGCTACGAGGAGGCCGTGCTGGACTACCTCGGCGACGAGCTCAAGCTGAGCCACGCCATGCAGCGGCTCGGCAACTGGAAGTGGCTGCTCAACACGGTCGTCGCCAAGGCCAGCCGCTCGCCCGAGCTCGCCGACGCGATCTCGGCCATGTTCGACGACGAGAGCCAGCGCAAGAAGCTCATCTCGCCGCTGTTCTACCTCCGCGTCCTCGCGGCGTAG
- a CDS encoding aldehyde dehydrogenase family protein, with protein sequence MDADLRSVQQARDLLRQAHHAQKRFATFGQDQVDRIVGAMCEAGAAEAARLGQAAHDETGFGRPESKREKNLFATRTLHERMQGMRTAGVIEKSADGSVWKVATPMGVVAALVPSTNPTATAMYKAIIAAKARCGAVMSPHPRATACTAEALRVVAEAAYGVGAPEGLFGCMTEVSLAGTNELLEHEHTDVILATGGGAMVRAAYSKGKPAYGVGSGNVPAYVDRSARLAKAAADILAGTAFDWGTLCSTERSVVADLPIRGKLKAELEQRGGYFCSEAEREALRRTVAPDGRHLNVDIVGQSPVRIAEMAGFAVPDTATALIAEVDTVGPGEPLSMETLSPILSFYTEDGWQAGCARCTEILGFGGIGHTLAVHAESEHVVERFALEKPSMRIVVNTVAALGSVGMTTALFPAMTLGPGTVGGSITSDNISPVHLLNVKRVAFETAPLNTAGGEASVGRTAVRPYGGGTSATVATPREGDWIEEIERRLRARAGSAPSASTPPDDARTADATRDAAASSLPVSETDIDRLVQRFRK encoded by the coding sequence ATGGACGCCGACCTCCGCTCGGTTCAGCAGGCGCGCGACCTGCTCCGCCAAGCCCACCACGCGCAGAAGCGCTTCGCCACGTTCGGCCAGGACCAGGTGGACCGGATCGTCGGCGCGATGTGCGAGGCGGGTGCGGCCGAGGCGGCCCGGCTCGGGCAGGCGGCCCACGACGAGACCGGCTTCGGCCGGCCCGAGAGCAAGCGCGAGAAGAACCTCTTCGCCACGCGGACGCTCCACGAGCGGATGCAGGGGATGCGCACGGCCGGCGTGATCGAAAAGAGCGCCGACGGGAGCGTGTGGAAGGTGGCGACCCCGATGGGCGTCGTCGCAGCTCTCGTGCCGAGTACCAATCCGACCGCGACGGCGATGTACAAGGCCATCATCGCGGCGAAGGCGCGGTGCGGGGCCGTGATGAGCCCGCACCCGCGGGCGACGGCCTGCACGGCTGAGGCGCTGCGCGTCGTCGCGGAGGCGGCCTACGGAGTCGGCGCGCCGGAGGGCCTGTTCGGCTGCATGACCGAGGTTTCGCTCGCCGGCACGAATGAACTGCTGGAGCACGAGCACACCGACGTGATCCTCGCCACCGGCGGCGGGGCGATGGTCCGGGCGGCCTACTCAAAAGGCAAGCCTGCCTACGGGGTCGGCTCAGGCAACGTCCCGGCCTACGTGGACCGCTCGGCCCGCCTCGCCAAAGCCGCCGCCGACATCCTCGCGGGCACCGCCTTCGACTGGGGCACCCTCTGCTCGACCGAGCGCAGCGTCGTCGCGGACCTGCCCATCCGGGGCAAGCTGAAAGCCGAGCTGGAGCAGCGCGGCGGGTACTTCTGCTCGGAGGCCGAGCGCGAAGCGCTCCGCCGGACGGTCGCGCCGGACGGGCGGCACCTCAACGTGGACATCGTCGGGCAGAGCCCGGTGCGCATCGCCGAGATGGCGGGCTTCGCCGTGCCGGACACGGCGACCGCGCTCATCGCCGAGGTAGACACCGTTGGCCCCGGCGAGCCGCTCTCGATGGAGACGCTCTCGCCCATCCTGTCCTTCTACACCGAAGACGGCTGGCAGGCGGGCTGCGCGCGCTGCACCGAGATCCTGGGCTTCGGCGGGATCGGCCACACCCTCGCCGTCCACGCCGAGAGCGAGCACGTCGTCGAGCGGTTCGCGCTCGAAAAGCCCTCGATGCGGATCGTCGTCAACACGGTCGCCGCGCTCGGGTCGGTCGGGATGACGACGGCGCTGTTCCCGGCGATGACGCTCGGCCCGGGCACGGTCGGCGGCTCGATCACGAGCGACAACATCTCGCCGGTGCACCTGCTCAACGTCAAGCGCGTCGCCTTCGAGACGGCACCGCTGAACACCGCCGGTGGCGAGGCATCTGTCGGGCGAACGGCCGTTCGCCCCTACGGAGGCGGGACATCGGCAACGGTCGCGACCCCGCGCGAGGGCGACTGGATCGAGGAGATCGAACGCCGCCTCCGCGCCCGCGCCGGGAGCGCGCCGTCGGCCTCCACGCCTCCGGACGACGCCCGGACGGCCGACGCGACGCGCGACGCGGCAGCCTCGTCGCTGCCCGTCTCCGAGACCGACATCGACCGGCTCGTGCAGCGGTTCCGCAAGTAA
- a CDS encoding multidrug transporter, whose translation MPRTEDAPALPVPVRPAWVLRRLVAVAAGVVAVSLTVEVLYHGAGVAVPDWVLNALTLDQERNVPTFFATGLLLAASALLLLVAGVVRRRGGRDAGYWSVLSAGFLFLALDEFVGFHERLSYALRTALGTEGWLHYAWVIPGLAVALGVAAAFVPFLRRLEPWLRGRVLVAGALYLGGALGLEVVGGAWASAVSDFDLVYALLTTVEETLELAGVVAFIYALLLYLERRAAEPAGLR comes from the coding sequence ATGCCCCGCACCGAGGACGCGCCCGCCCTGCCCGTGCCCGTGCGCCCGGCGTGGGTGCTGCGCCGCCTCGTCGCGGTCGCCGCCGGCGTCGTCGCCGTGAGCCTCACCGTCGAGGTTCTCTACCACGGGGCCGGCGTGGCCGTCCCGGACTGGGTCCTCAACGCGCTCACCCTGGACCAAGAGCGCAACGTGCCGACCTTCTTTGCGACGGGCCTCCTGCTTGCGGCGTCGGCGCTGCTGCTGCTCGTCGCGGGCGTCGTCCGGCGGCGCGGCGGGCGCGACGCCGGGTACTGGAGCGTGCTCTCGGCTGGGTTTCTTTTCCTCGCCCTCGACGAGTTCGTCGGGTTCCACGAGCGGCTCAGCTACGCGCTGCGCACCGCGCTCGGCACCGAAGGGTGGCTGCACTACGCCTGGGTGATTCCCGGCCTGGCGGTCGCCCTCGGCGTGGCGGCGGCCTTCGTGCCCTTTCTGCGCCGCCTGGAGCCGTGGCTGCGGGGGCGCGTCCTCGTGGCAGGGGCGCTCTACCTCGGCGGCGCACTCGGGCTGGAGGTCGTGGGCGGCGCGTGGGCCTCGGCGGTGAGCGACTTCGACCTCGTCTACGCCCTCCTCACGACGGTCGAGGAGACGCTGGAGCTGGCCGGCGTGGTCGCGTTCATCTACGCGCTCCTGCTGTACCTGGAGCGCCGGGCGGCAGAGCCTGCCGGCCTGCGGTAG
- a CDS encoding response regulator has translation MSPPPPAPRRSALRRPYTAWASLTIRARLIAVFGLLLVAYGIGVYIVVPDLVENVAMETAEARAENVARVTAFGAAPGVAFGDDEAVADALRQARQDPDVRTLRAVDSDGNVMAAYRAETDADDLYTAQVPINLDGAVIGTLELGVTLTPVYERVALFRRTALWILFAAFALGTVLLTVVASAITRPIGEMAALARSIAEGGRDLRAQPQANPETQALALAFNQMLDETEAREADLDTARRAAEAATQAKSEFLANMSHEIRTPMNGVIGMTSLLLDTSLGRDQRDFVETIRTSGDALLTLINDILDFSKIEAGHLDLELYPFEVRTVVEEALDLVAQPAAEKEIELAYIVGESVPHAVAGDATRLRQVLVNLVSNAVKFTETGSVCVRVEAAPANPETGSQVRLDVAVEDTGIGIAPGKLEAIFESFRQADASTTRKHGGTGLGLTISRRLVELMGGTISAESTEGAGSTFRFSVLAEAAPGERRVFLRREQPALEGRRVLVVDDNAVNREILDRTLGRWGMASRCVASGRAALAALAEARAAGTAYDLVVLDMQMPEMDGIDVAEAVQAGPDAAPPMVLLTSISRDADLHARAAAAGIAKVLYKPTKPEQLHDALLRLFEVATVPAHATVPAHATLEGGPRTGSEDEAAGAAPSKRILLAEDNIVNQKVALHILRRLGLDADVAANGTEAVGSVRQRDAIGQPYEVVLMDVQMPEMDGLEATRRIRADASLMQPRIIALTANVMQGDRERCLEAGADHYLSKPVKLEDLQSALADAPDGAGEAAPQLAGLAPGSLPLPGTA, from the coding sequence ATGAGCCCCCCGCCTCCTGCCCCTCGCCGCAGCGCGCTCCGCCGGCCATACACTGCCTGGGCGTCGCTGACTATCCGCGCCCGCCTCATCGCGGTCTTCGGGTTGCTCCTGGTCGCGTACGGGATCGGGGTCTACATCGTCGTGCCGGACCTCGTCGAGAACGTGGCGATGGAGACGGCCGAGGCGCGCGCGGAGAACGTGGCTCGCGTCACGGCCTTCGGCGCGGCCCCGGGCGTAGCCTTCGGCGACGACGAGGCCGTGGCCGACGCGCTCCGGCAGGCGCGGCAAGACCCCGACGTGCGGACGCTCCGGGCAGTGGACTCTGACGGCAACGTGATGGCGGCCTACCGGGCCGAAACGGACGCCGACGACCTCTACACGGCGCAGGTCCCGATCAACCTCGACGGGGCCGTCATCGGGACGCTCGAACTCGGGGTGACGCTCACGCCAGTCTACGAGCGCGTCGCCCTCTTCCGCCGGACGGCCCTCTGGATACTCTTCGCCGCCTTCGCGCTCGGCACGGTGCTGCTCACCGTCGTCGCCTCCGCCATCACCCGGCCCATCGGAGAGATGGCCGCCCTGGCGCGGTCGATCGCCGAGGGCGGGCGGGACCTGCGCGCCCAGCCCCAGGCCAACCCCGAGACGCAGGCCCTCGCGCTCGCCTTCAACCAGATGCTCGACGAGACCGAGGCCCGCGAGGCCGACCTCGACACGGCGCGGCGTGCGGCGGAGGCGGCCACGCAGGCCAAGAGCGAGTTCCTGGCCAACATGAGCCACGAGATCCGCACCCCCATGAACGGTGTCATCGGCATGACCTCGCTGCTGCTCGACACCTCGCTCGGCAGAGACCAGCGCGACTTCGTCGAGACGATCCGCACCTCGGGTGACGCGCTGCTGACGCTCATCAACGACATCCTCGACTTCTCCAAGATCGAGGCCGGGCACCTAGACCTGGAGCTCTACCCGTTCGAGGTGCGCACGGTCGTCGAGGAGGCACTGGACCTCGTGGCGCAGCCCGCAGCCGAGAAGGAGATCGAGTTGGCCTACATCGTCGGGGAGAGCGTGCCGCACGCCGTCGCGGGCGACGCGACGCGGCTCCGGCAGGTCCTCGTCAACCTCGTCTCGAACGCGGTCAAGTTCACCGAGACCGGCAGCGTCTGCGTCCGTGTCGAGGCTGCTCCGGCCAACCCCGAGACCGGAAGCCAGGTCCGCCTGGACGTGGCGGTCGAGGACACCGGCATCGGCATCGCCCCCGGCAAGCTGGAGGCCATCTTCGAGAGCTTCCGCCAGGCCGACGCCTCGACGACGCGCAAGCACGGCGGCACCGGCCTCGGCCTGACGATCAGCCGCCGCCTCGTCGAGCTGATGGGCGGCACCATCAGCGCCGAGAGCACCGAAGGGGCCGGTTCGACGTTCCGGTTCTCCGTCCTGGCCGAGGCTGCCCCGGGCGAGCGGCGCGTGTTCCTGCGCCGCGAGCAGCCTGCGCTCGAAGGCCGCCGCGTCCTCGTCGTGGACGACAACGCCGTCAACCGGGAGATCCTGGACCGGACCCTGGGCCGGTGGGGGATGGCGTCTCGGTGCGTCGCGTCAGGCCGGGCTGCGCTGGCAGCGCTGGCCGAGGCGCGCGCCGCAGGCACGGCCTACGACCTCGTCGTGCTCGACATGCAGATGCCCGAGATGGACGGCATCGACGTCGCCGAGGCGGTCCAGGCCGGCCCCGACGCGGCCCCGCCGATGGTGCTGCTGACCTCGATCAGCCGCGACGCGGACCTGCACGCCCGGGCCGCTGCAGCCGGCATCGCGAAGGTTCTCTACAAGCCCACCAAGCCGGAGCAGCTCCACGACGCACTCCTGCGCCTGTTCGAGGTCGCCACGGTGCCCGCGCACGCCACGGTGCCCGCGCACGCCACGCTGGAGGGCGGCCCCCGGACCGGCAGCGAGGACGAAGCTGCCGGCGCGGCTCCGTCCAAGCGCATCCTGCTGGCCGAGGACAACATCGTCAACCAGAAGGTGGCGCTCCACATCCTCCGCCGCCTCGGCCTCGACGCCGACGTGGCCGCCAACGGAACCGAGGCCGTCGGGTCGGTGCGGCAGCGCGACGCGATCGGCCAGCCCTACGAGGTCGTGCTGATGGACGTGCAGATGCCGGAGATGGACGGGCTAGAGGCGACGCGCCGCATCCGGGCCGACGCCAGCCTCATGCAGCCCCGCATCATTGCCCTGACGGCGAATGTCATGCAAGGCGACCGTGAGCGCTGCCTCGAAGCCGGAGCCGACCACTACCTCTCCAAGCCCGTCAAGCTGGAAGACCTACAGTCCGCGCTGGCAGACGCGCCGGACGGCGCAGGCGAGGCAGCGCCTCAGCTGGCTGGCCTCGCCCCAGGCAGCCTGCCCCTGCCCGGCACGGCGTAG
- a CDS encoding ATPase domain-containing protein, which yields MLPAKARSGLPIIDETWGGLYRGGAYLLYGRAQSGNRLLALQLARAAVEAGDTCLFVSPSPPEVLADRAARLGLRVEPDGERLRLLHVAPVSDDPADDELEQALTDLTSLIRDYAPSRLVIDDFEPFTRFQAFERFANAFFTLLDRLTGSTLILAMHARPNQASEHLAEFVQAQMTGVIELAPGPADAPGACTLVLRPSRFHAEGARAQNWDFRDPVRPQPSAAREPLVLSPEPLVPTWLPSTEAARVLAVAGAMDAPDPSGYDLPGIYFFDFEDGDAPSLKDPAPPRPRRPDTPPPDTPAASDFPPGADPFEYALVQPGPLAPPDAALFSTLPTFLSQPAEYAPGDSVPRRQFIQAFRASSLLYETAAHPFLVLALRMAPASPAAQNFPLVVRGMRAVLGDAYVLLSDLDRLRLAALLPGYTPESGAHLFSDLKQFLYDVTPEADLTFEETSAALFPGGQPFQSVEAFLAQTFDG from the coding sequence ATGCTGCCTGCCAAAGCGCGCTCCGGCCTTCCCATCATCGACGAGACCTGGGGTGGACTGTACCGGGGCGGCGCGTACCTCCTCTACGGACGTGCCCAGAGTGGCAACCGGCTGCTGGCCCTTCAGCTGGCGCGGGCCGCCGTCGAGGCCGGGGACACCTGCCTCTTCGTCTCGCCGAGCCCGCCTGAGGTGCTGGCGGACCGCGCCGCACGCCTCGGCCTGCGCGTGGAGCCGGACGGCGAGCGGCTCCGCCTGCTCCATGTCGCTCCGGTCTCGGACGACCCCGCAGACGACGAGCTCGAACAGGCGCTCACGGACCTAACCTCGCTCATCCGCGACTACGCGCCGAGCCGGCTCGTGATCGACGACTTCGAGCCGTTCACGCGTTTCCAGGCCTTCGAGCGGTTTGCGAACGCCTTCTTCACCCTGCTCGACCGCCTGACGGGGTCCACGCTGATCCTGGCGATGCACGCGCGGCCGAACCAGGCGTCGGAGCACCTCGCCGAGTTCGTGCAAGCCCAGATGACGGGGGTGATCGAGCTTGCGCCCGGTCCGGCCGACGCGCCCGGAGCCTGCACGCTCGTGCTTCGCCCCAGCCGGTTCCACGCGGAGGGCGCGCGCGCTCAGAACTGGGACTTCCGGGACCCGGTCCGTCCCCAGCCGAGCGCGGCGCGCGAACCGCTCGTTCTCTCCCCGGAGCCGCTCGTCCCGACGTGGCTGCCGAGCACCGAGGCTGCCCGCGTGCTTGCGGTGGCAGGCGCGATGGACGCCCCTGACCCCTCAGGCTACGACCTACCCGGCATCTACTTCTTCGACTTCGAGGACGGCGACGCGCCTTCGCTGAAGGACCCCGCCCCGCCCCGGCCGCGCCGGCCTGACACGCCGCCGCCTGACACGCCGGCCGCGTCCGACTTCCCGCCGGGAGCTGACCCGTTCGAGTACGCGCTGGTCCAGCCGGGACCGCTGGCTCCGCCCGACGCGGCGCTGTTCTCCACACTGCCCACGTTTCTGTCTCAGCCCGCCGAGTACGCGCCAGGCGACTCTGTGCCGCGCCGCCAGTTCATTCAGGCGTTCAGGGCATCCTCCCTGCTCTACGAGACAGCGGCGCACCCGTTTCTCGTCCTCGCGCTGCGGATGGCCCCGGCGAGCCCCGCCGCACAGAACTTCCCGCTCGTCGTCCGCGGCATGCGGGCCGTGCTCGGCGACGCTTACGTGCTGCTCTCCGACCTCGACCGCCTTCGCCTCGCAGCCCTCCTGCCGGGCTACACCCCGGAGTCGGGCGCGCACCTCTTCTCGGACCTCAAGCAGTTCCTCTACGACGTCACGCCCGAGGCGGACCTGACCTTCGAGGAGACGTCGGCGGCGCTGTTTCCGGGCGGGCAGCCGTTCCAGAGCGTCGAGGCCTTCCTCGCCCAGACCTTCGACGGCTGA
- a CDS encoding T9SS type A sorting domain-containing protein produces the protein MNRFLLLLTLGAFVVVSALPATAQSRPEIEMATVAPDGPRAASQTPIVEVSRIDEGITYGMHNRNGPENDCYGAIDPNDDFTAACIENYPSAAFAGTIVTTEAGEGLFYYVDGTGPGAGGDLQDSLGVYNFDTMEEGELLPVTYFDADGNELPAELAPQWADAGYDTSTGEMILLGRFQACSADAGGQLWSLNIQSREARPLLTFTDPDACPLSMAYDNENNRVIGMVPDAGFEGFYQIDLTTGETVAVAPIPLEDLSGMVVAPFIQGGATNFFDNDDPSDNEAWIFLFEGPNGGPDPNASSSHLMTFDENGIINGSMETGIIDAKTEWVEVLATGFRTVPFVIVSNESGVATGALEFIGVFPNPFQSSAAVMLRANEPVANATVKAYDVLGRQVATLHDGPLAATQHQFGLQARDLPSGVYFVSVRSGDSSQTKKVVLVD, from the coding sequence ATGAATCGTTTTCTACTTCTGCTGACCCTCGGCGCTTTCGTAGTGGTCTCGGCACTGCCCGCCACCGCGCAGTCGCGCCCCGAGATCGAGATGGCTACCGTCGCGCCTGATGGTCCTCGCGCTGCTTCACAGACGCCCATCGTGGAGGTCTCGCGCATCGACGAAGGCATTACCTACGGGATGCACAACCGCAACGGTCCGGAGAATGACTGCTACGGTGCTATTGACCCCAACGATGACTTCACGGCGGCGTGCATCGAGAACTACCCCTCCGCGGCCTTCGCCGGCACTATCGTTACGACGGAAGCTGGCGAGGGGCTGTTCTACTACGTCGATGGCACCGGACCTGGGGCCGGCGGCGATCTGCAGGATTCGCTCGGCGTCTACAACTTCGACACGATGGAGGAGGGAGAACTACTCCCTGTGACCTACTTCGATGCCGATGGCAACGAGCTTCCGGCGGAACTCGCCCCACAGTGGGCGGACGCTGGATACGACACGTCGACAGGCGAGATGATCCTTCTCGGGCGCTTCCAGGCCTGCTCGGCTGATGCCGGTGGACAACTCTGGAGCCTGAACATCCAGAGCCGCGAAGCCCGTCCGCTTCTGACGTTCACCGACCCGGACGCATGTCCGCTCTCGATGGCCTACGACAACGAGAACAACCGGGTCATCGGCATGGTGCCGGATGCAGGTTTCGAAGGGTTCTACCAGATAGACCTCACAACCGGCGAAACAGTCGCTGTGGCCCCGATTCCTCTGGAAGACCTCTCCGGGATGGTCGTTGCTCCCTTCATCCAGGGCGGTGCGACGAACTTCTTCGATAACGATGACCCGAGCGACAACGAAGCATGGATCTTCCTGTTCGAGGGACCGAACGGTGGACCGGATCCCAATGCTTCCTCCTCGCATCTCATGACGTTCGATGAGAACGGCATCATCAATGGGTCGATGGAGACGGGCATCATCGACGCCAAAACGGAATGGGTTGAAGTGCTCGCCACGGGCTTCAGGACTGTACCGTTCGTTATAGTGTCCAACGAGAGCGGTGTCGCAACGGGCGCACTCGAATTCATCGGTGTCTTCCCGAACCCGTTCCAGAGCTCGGCAGCAGTGATGCTCCGTGCGAACGAGCCGGTCGCGAACGCAACGGTCAAGGCGTACGATGTGCTTGGGCGCCAGGTAGCCACGCTGCACGACGGTCCGCTCGCCGCGACGCAGCACCAGTTCGGACTGCAGGCGCGGGACCTCCCCAGCGGGGTCTACTTCGTCTCTGTCCGCAGCGGTGACTCCTCGCAGACCAAAAAGGTAGTCCTTGTCGACTAA
- a CDS encoding AAA family ATPase produces MPDLFQARADDARAAAAPLADRMRPRTLGDFAGQPHILGPGKLLRRAIEADRLTSLLFFGPPGTGKTTLARIIAGTTESHFATLNAVLAGVKNIREEIAAAEERLRLRGARTILFVDEVHRFNKAQQDALLPHVENGTVTFIGATTENPYFEVNKALVSRSRIFELKTLTEADLRQVARQALADAERGYGDRAVQLDEDALAHLVSTANGDARSLLGALELAVETTPPDEAGTVRVDLAVAEDSIQRRAVLYDKEGDAHFDTISAFIKSLRGSDPDAALYWLARMVYAGEDPRFILRRLLIFAAEDVGLADPRAVQVASACAVAFDVVGMPEGQFHLAACCLYLATAPKSNSVFAYFDALRHVQDEQTGEVPNPLKDGSRDKAGLGHGAGYKYPHAYRDGYVPEQYLPAEMQGLYFYAPRESGYERTVAERLAAWRARDAEESVEKRARRYAEDA; encoded by the coding sequence ATGCCCGACCTCTTCCAGGCCCGCGCCGACGACGCCCGCGCCGCGGCGGCCCCCCTCGCCGACCGGATGCGACCGCGCACGCTCGGCGACTTCGCCGGGCAGCCGCACATCCTCGGCCCCGGCAAGCTGCTGCGCCGGGCTATCGAGGCTGACCGCCTCACATCGCTGCTCTTCTTCGGTCCCCCGGGGACCGGCAAGACGACGCTGGCCCGCATCATCGCGGGCACGACCGAGAGCCACTTCGCCACGCTCAACGCGGTGCTCGCCGGGGTGAAGAACATCCGCGAGGAGATCGCAGCGGCCGAGGAGCGCCTCCGGCTTCGCGGCGCGCGGACGATCCTGTTCGTGGACGAGGTGCACCGCTTCAACAAGGCGCAGCAGGACGCCCTCCTCCCCCACGTCGAGAACGGCACGGTCACCTTCATCGGGGCGACGACGGAGAATCCCTACTTCGAGGTCAACAAGGCGCTCGTCTCGCGGAGCCGCATCTTCGAACTCAAAACGCTGACCGAGGCTGACCTCCGGCAGGTCGCCCGCCAGGCCCTCGCCGACGCCGAGCGCGGCTACGGCGACCGGGCCGTCCAGCTCGACGAGGACGCGCTGGCGCACCTCGTGAGCACCGCCAACGGCGACGCCCGCAGCCTGCTCGGCGCGCTCGAACTGGCGGTCGAGACCACCCCGCCGGACGAGGCGGGCACCGTCCGCGTCGACCTGGCCGTGGCCGAGGACTCGATCCAGCGCCGGGCCGTGCTCTACGACAAGGAAGGCGACGCGCACTTCGACACGATCTCGGCGTTCATCAAGAGCCTCCGCGGGAGCGACCCCGACGCGGCGCTCTACTGGCTGGCGCGGATGGTCTACGCGGGCGAGGACCCGCGCTTCATCCTCCGCCGCCTCCTCATCTTCGCCGCCGAAGACGTCGGCCTCGCCGACCCCCGCGCCGTGCAGGTCGCCTCGGCGTGCGCGGTAGCGTTCGACGTCGTCGGGATGCCGGAGGGGCAGTTTCACCTCGCCGCGTGCTGCCTCTACCTCGCCACGGCGCCGAAGTCCAACAGCGTCTTCGCCTACTTCGACGCCCTGCGGCACGTCCAGGACGAGCAGACGGGCGAGGTGCCGAACCCGCTCAAGGACGGCAGCCGCGACAAGGCCGGGCTAGGGCACGGGGCCGGCTACAAGTACCCCCACGCCTACCGCGACGGCTACGTGCCGGAGCAGTACCTCCCGGCCGAGATGCAGGGGCTCTACTTCTACGCTCCGCGCGAGAGCGGCTACGAGCGCACCGTCGCCGAGCGCCTCGCCGCGTGGCGCGCGCGCGACGCCGAGGAGTCCGTCGAGAAGCGCGCCCGCCGTTACGCTGAGGATGCATAA